The following coding sequences lie in one Metopolophium dirhodum isolate CAU chromosome 5, ASM1992520v1, whole genome shotgun sequence genomic window:
- the LOC132944380 gene encoding uncharacterized protein LOC132944380, which translates to MIQNLVINASLPFNLVEHEDFKKLITVGYNGCHVLTRKTLMKNITVQHENLILTMKDAFSKVEYLTTTADCWSIFKRSYLGLTCHWINPNTLERVSCLLAIKRIKGSHTYDILAKEMESVYLYFNISDKVIYTTTDNGSNFVKSFQ; encoded by the exons ATGATTCAAAATCTAGTCATTAATGCTTCATTGCCATTTAATTTAGTGGAGCATGAAGactttaaaaaattgataacagtTGGATATAATGGTTGCCATGTATTAACAAGGAAAACATTGATGAAAAATATAACTGTTCAACATGAAAATCTCATACTTACAATGAAAGATGCATTTTCCAAAGTCGAATATTTGACCACAACAGCTGATTGTTGGTCTATTTTTAAAAG gTCATATTTAGGGTTGACATGCCATTGGATTAATCCAAACACTCTTGAAAGAGTATCTTGTTTGTTGGCCATTAAAAGAATAAAGGGTAGTCATACGTATGATATATTAGCTAAAGAAATGGAATCAGTATATTTGTACTTTAATATTAGTGATAAAGTCATATATACAACTACTGATAACGgatcaaattttgtcaaaagtttccagtaa